Below is a window of Clavibacter michiganensis subsp. tessellarius DNA.
GAGGGACCGGCGGCTACGGCGGCGGGATCCTCCCGGTGACGGGCGGTGACGCCGACGGGATGCTCTTCCTCGGCGGCATCGCGCTCCTGATGATGCTGACGGGCGCCGGTGCCCTGCACCGCGGCCGTCGCAGCCGCCAGGCGTGACGCACCGCTGACGCGGGCGGGCGGGTGATCCGGCACGACAGCCGGGTCACCCGCCCTCCCGCTCCCGCCGTCCGCCTCGCGGGGCGACCGGCGCAGCACGACCCGCACGACCCGCACGACGAGCACGACCAGCACGACGGCTCGGCAGGATCCACCCGCTCCCGCCGCCGACAGGACCCACCCGACGCACGAGGGGGACGGCGCATGACCGACACGACCCACCACCACGACACCGGCACCGACGATGCCCGGGACGCCGACGGCCTCGACGCCGACGCCGACGCCGAGTCCGACACCGACGCGACCGCCTCGCCGCCGCCCGCGGATCCGCCCGGAGCGCATGCCCGGGACCGCCGGCCGCTCACCCGCGGCGCCCGCATCGGCACCGCGATCGCCGCGCTCGTCGTCGCCGTCTACGTCGCGACCACGATCCTCATGGTCGTCCCGCAGACCTCCACGACCCGCGCGCTCACCGCCCCGGCCCGCCCCTACTTCGGCCAGCAGTGGAACGTGTTCGCCCCCTCCATCCAGAAGACGAACCGCTACCTCCAGATGCAGGCGCAGTGGCGCGACGGCTCGGGCGCGCTGGTGAAGAGCGAGTGGGTGGACATCACGGACGCCGAGTACGAGTCGGGCGACGGGCACGTCCAGGCGTCGCGGGCCAACAAGCAGAGCGCGAACCTCCTCAAGACCTACAGCGCCCGCTACCTCGCCCTCAGCGAGGAGCAGCGGGCCGTCGCGCGGGACACCTTCATCCGCCGCA
It encodes the following:
- a CDS encoding DUF5819 family protein; the encoded protein is MTDTTHHHDTGTDDARDADGLDADADAESDTDATASPPPADPPGAHARDRRPLTRGARIGTAIAALVVAVYVATTILMVVPQTSTTRALTAPARPYFGQQWNVFAPSIQKTNRYLQMQAQWRDGSGALVKSEWVDITDAEYESGDGHVQASRANKQSANLLKTYSARYLALSEEQRAVARDTFIRRTDDGFAAKTPTSLVQQLTGLTEGTSGRVVSFLRYDYVMKEFATYWGTAYFGRDVERVRWRIVTTRPNDFEHRLDQERQFAPSVRTFGWRHVDDVIDPRALGAYQAVVERYAR